TGTGCTTTCATTTTTTCTTCAAACTCACGTATAAGATCTTCCGGTGACTTTCCCAGATTTTGAATTGAGATTTCTGCATCATCGGCAAAATCATTGTCGGGATACTTCTCAATGAATTCTCTGTAAATAGCTTCTGCCTGCTGCAAATCACCCAGAGAGTTCTCGTAAACGTACCCTTTTAAAAACAGACATTCGGCTACCTTACGAAAATCCGGATACTCTTCAATGATCCGGTTGTAAAGATCTATGGCCTGCTGAGCCTGGTTGATGTTCATGGAGATGTCGGCTGCTTTGAACAGGTATTCGGATGCCATCGAATCGCCTGGAAAGTCCCCGGCAAACTTGATATAAGCGTTAACCAGTTCATTGGCTTTTTCAAGACTCACCATACCGCCTTTTTCATCGAAAAGGGAAGTCTCCATTTCGTTGATCTTGCTGATCTCACTGTTTTTAGAGGGTCCGCATGAAATAATTGTCATGATGACCGCCAAAAGAATAATTATACTCCTGATTTTCATGTTTATAATGGGTTTTAGTATGAACGGGTCAGTTTCTTTTTTTGTGCAGGGAAGATCATTTTGTAATCCACTTTTACATTTCCCCTGGAAATGTCGTTAAGCCTTCTTCTGATCAGAGTCTTGCGGAGAGGATTGATTCTGTCAGTAAACAATATACCTTCGAGGTGGTCGTATTCGTGCTGAATGATCCTGGCAATATACCCTCCGTGAGTTTCATCGTGAAATTCCCAGTTTTGGTCGTAGTATTGGATCCTGATCATTTCTTTTCGGGATACATCTTCACGTATATTGGGGATGCTAAGGCAACCCTCGTCGGTAACCCATTCGCTTCCGCTTTGCTCAATAATACGGGCGTTAATAAAGACCTTTTTGAAGTCTTTTGCTTCGGGTATATCATCAGCATAGGGGGTTGCATCAATGATGAAAAGCCGGATCGACCGGTTGATCTGGGGTGCGGCCAAACCTACCCCCACCGATTCATACATGGTTTCGAACATGTCATGGATGAGCTTATCCAGTTCAGGGTAATCCCGGTCAATATCCTGCGATATCTTTCTTAGTGTCGAATGGCCGTAGGCAACAATTGGAAGCATATTTTTATTGTTAGTATCCCGGTTTTTGTGTAGAATTCATATATGACTGTAACAGGATGGTAGCGCTGATCTTATCGATGGTTGCTTTGTCCTGCCTGGCTTTCCTGCTTATTCCGGCGTCTATCATGGTCCTGAAAGCCATTTTTGATGTAAACCTTTCATCAAATCTTTCTATTCTCAAATCCGGGAATAGTTTATGCAATCTTTTAACGAACGGTTGAATAAATTGTTCAGACTCCGACTGGGTATTATCCATTTGTCGTGGTTCCCCTACAACAATTACATCCACATTTTCCTGCTTTAAGTATTTTCCCAGGAAGTCAAAGATGTCTTTTGTAGCCACGGTATCAAGCCCTGTGGCAATGATCCTGTTTTCGTCGGTCACCGCGATTCCTGTGCGCTTACGTCCGTAATCTATTGCCATTATCCTTCCCATTGAATTGCGGTGCTAAAATATTCTACCCACAAAATTATAAAGAAGATCGAAAGACTTATAAAAAATTGGCTATTTTTGAACTTGGCATAAAAGCTTTATGTTGGAAGAATTACGGTTGATTGTCGAAAAAGCCTGGGATGACAGGGAACTATTAAAAGAAGATGCTGTCAGAAAAGGTATTTCCGCAGTGATTGAACTGCTGGACAAAGGAAAAGTCAGGGTTGCGGAAAAGACAGGTCAGGAATGGCTTGTAAACGAATGGGTCAAGAAAGCGGTGATCCTTTATTTTCCGCTACGGGAGATGGAAGTGGTAAGGGTGGGGCCATTCGAGTTTCATGATAAAATCGGATTAAAGTCGGGTTACGATAAGCTTGGGGTGAGGGTTGTTCCCCAGGCATTGGCACGTTATGGCTCTTATCTGGAACCGGGAGTGATACTTATGCCATCTTATGTGAATATCGGCGCCAGGGTTGGTTCAGGAACCATGGTGGATACCTGGGCTACTGTAGGATCTTGTGCCCAGGTTGGCAGAAATGTTCATCTGAGCGGCGGAGTTGGAATAGGAGGGGTGCTGGAGCCTGTGCAGGCAAAGCCGGTAATCATTGAAGATAACTGCTTCATCGGTTCCCGATGTATTGTGGTTGAGGGAGTGATGGTTGAAGAAGAGGCCGTGCTGGGCGCTAATGTCGTCCTTACCATGTCAACCCGCATTATTGATGTTACCGGTAGCGAACCTGTTGAATATAAAGGCAGGGTGCCTGCCCGTTCCGTGGTGATACCGGGCAGCATCAGCAAAGAATTCCCCGCCGGAAACTTTCATGTACCCTGCAGCCTCATTATTGGCAAAAGGAAACCGTCGACAGATAAGAAAACTTCCCTTAACCAGGCTCTTCGTGATTATGATATTGTGGTTTAATTGAATTTCAGGATGCCAAGATACTTGATCATACAAACTGCTTCAATCGGGGATGTCATCCTTGCTACATCCCTCCTGGAAAAACTGCACCTACACGATAATAATGCATTTATCGATATTATGGTCAAGAAGGGTATAGAATCCCTTTTCCTGTCACATCCTTTTATTCATAAAGTTTATATCTGGGATAAAAACAGCAGGAAAATCCGAAACCTGATCGAAATCCTTCGAACTACCAGAAAAGAACGATATGATTATGTAATCAATGTTCAGCGTTTCATGCTGACCGGTTTTTTTACGGTTTTAACGGGTGCTAAACATACCAGGGGGTTCAGGAAGAACCCTCTTTCTGTTTTTTTCGGAAAACGTTATTCTCATGATATCGGCCGGAAAGGAATTCATGAAATCCAACGTAACCATCAACTTATAAGTGATATTACAGGGGAAGGCCCGGGACCCGTGAGGCTTTACCCTTCCAAAGCCGATGACGCGAAAGTTTCTCAATATAAAACTCATTCCTATATCTGTATTGCACCCGCTTCCCTTTGGTTTACAAAACAATATCCTGCGGAAAAATGGGTGGATTTTCTGAATCAGTTAGATCATAACTATTACGTATATTTCCTGGGTTCACCGGGAGATAAAAAATTATGTGATGATATCATTGAACGTTCAGGGTATCCAAATTGTCTTAACCTTGCAGGAAAATTGTCTTTACTCGAAACAGCAGCACTTATGCGTGAAGCTACTATGAACTATGTTAATGATTCTGCTCCGCAACACCTGGCCTCAGCAGTGAATGCACGAACGACTGCAGTTTTCTGCTCTACCGTGCCCGCTTTTGGATTCGGTCCTTTATCGGATGATGCGGTGGTGGTGGAAACCGATAAAGTCTTGAAATGCCGGCCCTGTGGATTGCATGGATACAGGGAATGCCCTGAAGGTCATTTTGATTGCGCATATACGGTTGAAACCGATAAACTTATTAGACGACTGGGATAATGGAAGAGCAAATTGTTAAAACATTAGAGTATCTGTCTAAAGGTAAAACCATCCTTTACCCGACCGATACTATATGGGGCATAGGTTGCGATGCAACCAATTCCCGTGCCGTCGAGAAAATCTACCGGATCAAACGAAGGGTAGAGAAGAAAAGCCTGATCATTTTGCTTGATTCGGCCGTTAATCTGAAGAATTTTGTTGATATCGTTCCTGGAATAGCCTACGATTTAATAGAAAACATTGAAACACCCCTCACTATTATATTTCCAGTCGCAAAAAACCTTCCTAAAAATGTGATTGCCAGTGATAAAACCATCGCTATTCGTGTTATTCGTGACGAATTTTGCAGGGAGCTTATCAGAAGGTTCGGAAAACCTATTGTTTCAACATCCGCGAATATTTCCGGGGAACCCAATCCCATTTTATTTAACCGTATATCCCAGGAAATTCTTGATAAAGTTGACTATGTGGTCGACCTTCACAGGGATCGTGTTTCCTTAAACCGACCTTCCAGGATTATCAAACTGGAAATCGATGGTGAATTTAAAGTGATCAGGGAATGACAGACAAAGGCATATCGGCCGGATACTTCCAGTTCAGCCCTGTACTGGGTGATGTGAATGCCAACATACACATCCTGGAAAAAGCTTTTCAGTCTGCTCCTTTGCCCGATATCCTTGTTCTCCCCGAACTGGCCAATTCAGGATATAATTTTTCTTCAGCCGGGGAAGCCCGAAAATATTCCGAAACATTAGTTAATAGCCCTTTCCTGGAGTTCCTGAGAGAAACTTCCAGGAAAAGGAATATCTATATCGTATCCGGTTTTAATGAAAACGACGGTAATGAAATCTACAACACGGCAATCATTACCGGTCCGGAAGGTATCGTTGGCAAATACCGGAAAATACACCTTTTTATGAATGAAAAGGATTATTTTGCTCCGGGGAACCTTGGCTTTCAGGTCTTCCGCTCGGAGCTCGGTATTTTGGGTATGCTGATTTGCTTTGACTATATCTTTCCGGAAGCCTGGAGGATTATAGCGATGAAAGGAGCCTCCCTTATTTGTCATCCTTCGAACCTCGTTACACCCTATGCTCAAAAGGTTGTTCCTGCTCATTCCGTTATTAACCGCTTATTTGTGATTACCGCAAACCGTACAGGTACCGAAAGGGATTTGACCTTTACAGGACAATCTTTTATTAC
This sequence is a window from Bacteroidota bacterium. Protein-coding genes within it:
- a CDS encoding 2,3,4,5-tetrahydropyridine-2,6-dicarboxylate N-succinyltransferase; its protein translation is MEELRLIVEKAWDDRELLKEDAVRKGISAVIELLDKGKVRVAEKTGQEWLVNEWVKKAVILYFPLREMEVVRVGPFEFHDKIGLKSGYDKLGVRVVPQALARYGSYLEPGVILMPSYVNIGARVGSGTMVDTWATVGSCAQVGRNVHLSGGVGIGGVLEPVQAKPVIIEDNCFIGSRCIVVEGVMVEEEAVLGANVVLTMSTRIIDVTGSEPVEYKGRVPARSVVIPGSISKEFPAGNFHVPCSLIIGKRKPSTDKKTSLNQALRDYDIVV
- the ruvX gene encoding Holliday junction resolvase RuvX, with the translated sequence MGRIMAIDYGRKRTGIAVTDENRIIATGLDTVATKDIFDFLGKYLKQENVDVIVVGEPRQMDNTQSESEQFIQPFVKRLHKLFPDLRIERFDERFTSKMAFRTMIDAGISRKARQDKATIDKISATILLQSYMNSTQKPGY
- a CDS encoding threonylcarbamoyl-AMP synthase, encoding MEEQIVKTLEYLSKGKTILYPTDTIWGIGCDATNSRAVEKIYRIKRRVEKKSLIILLDSAVNLKNFVDIVPGIAYDLIENIETPLTIIFPVAKNLPKNVIASDKTIAIRVIRDEFCRELIRRFGKPIVSTSANISGEPNPILFNRISQEILDKVDYVVDLHRDRVSLNRPSRIIKLEIDGEFKVIRE
- a CDS encoding tetratricopeptide repeat protein — its product is MKIRSIIILLAVIMTIISCGPSKNSEISKINEMETSLFDEKGGMVSLEKANELVNAYIKFAGDFPGDSMASEYLFKAADISMNINQAQQAIDLYNRIIEEYPDFRKVAECLFLKGYVYENSLGDLQQAEAIYREFIEKYPDNDFADDAEISIQNLGKSPEDLIREFEEKMKAQEE
- a CDS encoding glycosyltransferase family 9 protein, with the protein product MPRYLIIQTASIGDVILATSLLEKLHLHDNNAFIDIMVKKGIESLFLSHPFIHKVYIWDKNSRKIRNLIEILRTTRKERYDYVINVQRFMLTGFFTVLTGAKHTRGFRKNPLSVFFGKRYSHDIGRKGIHEIQRNHQLISDITGEGPGPVRLYPSKADDAKVSQYKTHSYICIAPASLWFTKQYPAEKWVDFLNQLDHNYYVYFLGSPGDKKLCDDIIERSGYPNCLNLAGKLSLLETAALMREATMNYVNDSAPQHLASAVNARTTAVFCSTVPAFGFGPLSDDAVVVETDKVLKCRPCGLHGYRECPEGHFDCAYTVETDKLIRRLG
- a CDS encoding carbon-nitrogen hydrolase, with the translated sequence MTDKGISAGYFQFSPVLGDVNANIHILEKAFQSAPLPDILVLPELANSGYNFSSAGEARKYSETLVNSPFLEFLRETSRKRNIYIVSGFNENDGNEIYNTAIITGPEGIVGKYRKIHLFMNEKDYFAPGNLGFQVFRSELGILGMLICFDYIFPEAWRIIAMKGASLICHPSNLVTPYAQKVVPAHSVINRLFVITANRTGTERDLTFTGQSFITDPEGNVFCKAPGDEAVLNFLDLDLTRSDNKMITARNHVFNDRKPGFYKELMD
- the def gene encoding peptide deformylase; the encoded protein is MLPIVAYGHSTLRKISQDIDRDYPELDKLIHDMFETMYESVGVGLAAPQINRSIRLFIIDATPYADDIPEAKDFKKVFINARIIEQSGSEWVTDEGCLSIPNIREDVSRKEMIRIQYYDQNWEFHDETHGGYIARIIQHEYDHLEGILFTDRINPLRKTLIRRRLNDISRGNVKVDYKMIFPAQKKKLTRSY